The DNA sequence AGTAGATTTAGAGATAAACACATGTTCCTAACGAGCGGTTTCAAAAAAACAACAACTATAAAGTGTATTTAAACAAGAATAGTATCAATTCGACGATGGGCTCCAGTTGCTGCTGGGCGCTAAGTTCATCGAAGTTCCGAAAAGAGAAAATGATGATCCGGTCATTTCCTAATTAGTGAATCTCTTCGATGATTACTCCTTCGAGTTTCTTTCGGAGCACCATGCAGACGTTCCGATATCCTGAAAGGCAAGGGGAGTTATTCGGTTTTTGGACATTCAAAATTCGGGAGGGTGGATGAAAACAAAATACTGTTAGTTTCCCAAGCGAACAATCAACATAGTGACATTATATTTGATTTTAAGAGTTTGCCGATTTTTAATAAACAACAGTGCATTTTGTGTCGGATATCTCACTCGAAAAATGTAAATCCTTAGTGAACAGAGTGTAAAGATAGTATGATGAAATGCTTATACATAGGTATTTTTAGTGTTTTAGCCTGGGTCATTGGTGAACGATTCGCGAAGTTCTTTCCATCAATTTACACGACTGGAAATTTTTTTTAGGACGGGAATTACATGGATCATTGCACTCGGAAATAAATAAAATAACAATTTTACATAAAAATGTTGCTTTTAAAACGAAGGTGACTTATACTAAGAAAGTAATCGAAACATGGAAGCGGTTGCAACTTACTTGTCATCTTGTGTTTTTGAATGTCAGCACCACTGTGATTGGAGCCCATCATAATGGGGGCCTGCTGTTCCTTCATGACCACTAACAGTAAGTCATCAACTTTACTTCATGCGGTGTTGCAGAAGAAAAGGATTGCGATATCCAAACTGAATCCATCGCGACAACTGAACTTGTCGCTTATTAAAAATCTCATTGCTGGGCATGGTGATGAGGATAACCTTGGGGGGATGGAGTACGTAATGGATGAATCAACAAGATTGCAAAGTATGGTGTTTTGCTCAATTTTTCATAAGCTTCATCAGCAAACGTATACTGCCATTATTCAATGCATATCCATCCTTTATTCAGCACCCTTCGATTACACGTATACGCAGAATAGGTGAAATCATTTTGAAAGCCAATGTGGACTTCCCCCGAAGTTTTTTGGGTCAATCAAAGGAAAAAAGCATGATCACAGGGTAGTTCCTTGATCATGCTTTTTGTTTTGCGGAATGGAAACGGTAAGTAATATGAGAATACCTCATCTTTTTCTAATCCTACTCTTGACTTTGTTTTTCCCATTGGTTACTATTAAATTATCAATCAAAAAGGAGCAATCAAGCATGTCTGCATATACTCGCGTTTCCAAATTGAATTTTTTCGATTGGCAAAGCCACGTGGAGTAGGTTGTTCTTTGTGACGTATTGATTGTCCGTAGATACAGCCTCAGATGAAACATCTGAACAGTATCTATGTGGATTACTAAAGATATTTAAGCCGCCACATAGACAATATCGGTCTGTGTGGCGTTTTCTGTATTCAGCCGCCATACTTGGTTCAGATGGCGGCTTTTTTATCACCTTTTTACAGAATAAGAAGCAGAAAAATTGGAGGAATCAGAAATGAAAAAATTATTCAGAGCACGCGCAAGTATCTTGACCCTAATGGCAGCGACAGTATTGATGGCATGCGGCAATTCGGATGCCAATAATTCGGACACCTCTTCGGACGGTTCCGCTGCAAGCTCCACCGACAGCATCAATCCGGATTTGCCTTACATCGGCATCATGCAATTGACGACCCATCCGGCACTCGATCAGATCGGGGAAGGCATCATCGACCAATTGGAAGAAGCCGGGTATGTGGACGGCGAAACGGCAACGATCGATTTCCAGAATGCACAGGGCGACCAGTCAAATATGCAGTCGATAGCGGAGCGGTTCGTTTCGAATGATGCGGATATCATGATCGGCATCGCTACCCCTGCAGCACAAGCTTTGGCGAATGCTTCCAGCGATATTCCGATCATTTTGGGGGCCATCACGGATCCGGTGGCTGCCAGTCTTGTGGATTCAATGGAAAAACCGGGCGGCAACATCACCGGCGTCAGCGACAAGACTCCGGCCCGCGACCAGTTTATTTTGATTCAACAGTTGCTTCCTGATGCCAAAACAATCGGTATCCTTTACTCATCCGCAGAGGACAATTCAATCAGTTCCGCTAAAGAGGCTGAAGAAATTGCTGCTTCATTAGGCTTGAAGACAGTCACGAAAACAGTCACTTCAACGAACGATATCGCACAGGTCGCTGAAAGTCTTGCTTCTGAAGTGGATGCCATCTACGTGCCGACAGACAACACCATCGCAAGCGGCTTAGCGACATTGATCCCGGTTGCGGATGCTTACAACATCCCGGTGTTCCCTGCTGTTGATACGATGGTAGAAGAAGGCGGGTTGGCGACGATCGGTTTGAATCAATACGCGCTGGGTACCCAAACCGGAGCTGTGGCAGCCGATGTTCTGGCTGGAGCCGATCCCGCTACTTACCCTGTACAATACGCGACCGGTATTCAACTGGTCATCAATCGAGCTAAAGCCGATCAATTGGGCATCACGATTCCTGATGATATCGCACAGAATGCTATCTTTGTAGGTGAAGGAGAGTAAATTTAATGAACATGATTATTTCCGCCGTCTCCCAAGGGTTGCTTTGGAGTATTCTGGCACTGGGTTTATTTGTAAGTTTCCGTATATTGGATTTGGCTGACATGACTACCGAGGGTTCGTTTCCCCTCGGTGCGGCTGTCGCTGTTCAAGCCATCACTTTAGGCGCCAATCCTTATATCGCTATTATATTTGCCATCATTGCCGGCAGTTCAGCTGGATTGATAACTGGTTTTTTGATCACAAAATTGCAGATTCCCAGCCTTTTGGCGGGTATTCTGACGATGACTGGCCTCTATTCCATCAACCTGCGCGTGATGGGTAGAGCAAACATCAGTCTGTTGGGCAAGGATACGATTTTCACCGTTTTCCAAAACATGAATCTCCCAAGACATTTCGACACGATTACGTTGGGCTTGTTGGTAGTCGTATTGATTATTGGGCTCTACGTCATCTTTTTCAAAACGGAATTCGGTCAAGCTGTCATCGCGACAGGTGACAATGAAGCGATGGCCCGCTCATTGGGTATTTCCACAAATACGATGAAAATCGTCGGCCTGATGATCTCGAACGGTATCGTCGCATTGGCTGGATCCATCATCGCTCAGGACAATGGCTACGCCGACATCAGCATGGGTATCGGAACGATCGTCATCGGTCTGGCTTCGATCATCATCGGCGAAGTATTGTTCACTAATGTTTCTTTCAAAATGCGTTTGGTTTGCCTGATGCTCGGTTCGGTTCTGTACCGTCTGATTATGGTGATGGTATTGGAAGCAGGCATGAACCCGAATGACTTCAAGTTGATTTCAGCTGTATTGTTGACCTTCTTCTTGGCGTTGCCGAAAATCAAGGAAACCTACTACATGTACTCTTTGCGAAAGAAGGTGAAGCGAAATGATTAATCAAGAAGCGATGTTGACGATGTCACATGTCTCCAAAACGTTCTACCCTGGTTCACCCAATCAGGTCAACGCACTGCAGGACGTCAATCTGACGGTCAGACAAGGCGATTTCATCACCTTGGTCGGAGGCAACGGAGCCGGCAAATCAACCTTGTTGAATGCCATTTCCGGAAACTTCCTGCCTGATACAGGCGACATCATCGTGAACGGACAGAATGTTACATTCCTGAAAGAAGATAAGCGCGCGCCATACATCAGTCGGGTCTTCCAGGATCCAAAAATGGGGACCGCTCCACGGATGACGGTGCAGGAAAACTTATCCTTGGCATACCGCAGAGGCCAAAAACGGACGCTGCGCTTCGGAACTTCGCATGAAGAAAAAGCATTCTTCAAAGAGGAACTGAAGAAATTGGGCTTAGGCCTTGAAAACCGGATGGGCTCCGACATCGGGCTGTTGTCCGGTGGTCAGAGACAAGCCATCGCTCTGCTGATGGCAACGATGAAAAGACCGGACATCTTGCTGTTGGATGAACATACGGCAGCGTTGGATCCGAAAACGGCTAAATTGGTTCTCGAATTGACGAATCAACAAGTCCTCGACAACAACCTGACCAGCATCATGATCACCCACAACCTGCAGGACGCGATCCAGTACGGTAATCGCATGCTGGTGTTGCATCACGGTCAAATCATGAAGGATTATGACGCTGAAATGAAAAAATCATTGACGCCCGAAAAAATATTTGCTGAACTTCAGGAGTTATCCATCCAAGACATCTTGGTCTGACAGAAAGGTAGTGATCTTTATGTGGCATCCGGGAAATGCGATCGGCTTCATCAGCTGTTCGAACGGATTGACGAATAATGATCGCTCGTTGGAAATGGTTTCGTCACTCAGCCGGAAACTCAAGGATGATTTTGGCCTTGAGACCGTAATGGGTGACGTACTCTTCCTGGACAAAGAGACACAGCAAACCGAGGCCCCTGCATCCCGTGCAGGGGCTTTATTGTCTCTTTATTCCGATGCGAGCGTAAAAGCGATATTTGACTTATCCGGCGGGGATTTAGCCAATGAAATATTGCCTTATCTCGATTTCGGTATCATCAAAAAGAATCCGAAACCCTACTTCGGCTACAGCGATAATTCTGTGATCGTGAATGCGATCCAAGCCAAGACCGGCATCCAGAATATCCTCTATAACCCAAAAGTGCTCGTGAGCCAGGAGGAAGCATTCCAAACACAAGCCCTCCGTGATTTATCCAGCGTTAACGATGCAGACTGGACCAGCACGTTCGGAATAGGCGGAAACAGTGCCTCTGAGCAATCTTCGGTAGTTTTTGCAGGCGGGAATCTGCGTTGTTTCCTGAAGCTGGCAGGGACCCCTTATTGGCCGGAATTGGAAAACAAAGTGTTGGTCCTCGAATCGGCAGGCGGCAGGTACGAAGCGATGTGCAGCGGGTTGGCGCAACTGGAACAATTGAGCGCGTTCGAAAAAATCAACGGTATGCTCATCGGGCAATTCACGCAAATCGAGTTGGATGGAAAAAAGGCCGCTTTTCTGGCTGTGTGCAGGGACTATGCTTCGCGGTACGGGTTCCCTGTGTGGGAAACTGCATTCATCGGACATGATGACCGTTCCAAGCCGATCCGCATCGGCTGAGGGGACTGTATCTTGCTTGATTGCGAAAAAACACAACATCCGTTTAGTCATCATTGACAAAAGTGTCTATGCGCGTTATTATTTTAGCAACAGAATGAATTTCCTTTAACGAGAGTCCAGAGAGACTACTAAGGAGCATATCAGGCGTACTGCGCCTTCATCATGACTTTATGCCCATTGTCTCTTTGACCATGGGCTTTTTTTCTGGAGATTTATCCTATCGCACAATTTAATAGCGAATGTGAGACTTTAAGGGGGTCCTGTGAGGCCCGCAAGGTCACTAGATGGCCGCTCTGTATCCAAATATGGGAGCGGCTGGCCTAGAACCTGAAGAACTTACAAATTCTTCGGGTTCTTTTTGCCTCCATTCACAAAAAACTAATTGGAGGGCTTTAAAATGATGCAGACAACAAATCAGATCGCATTAAAAAACTTTGTAAGTGTCGAGGAACTCACGAATCTGGAAATCATGTCGCTGATCCTGCGGGCATCCGAATTCAAAAACGGCGTCCAACCAGATCGGGATTTGACTGAGGGCATCTACGCTTCGAACTTGTTTTTCGAGAACAGCACACGCACACACAAAAGTTTCGAAATGGCGGAACACAAGTTGGGGATGAAAGTCATCAGCTTTGACACTTCGACCAGCAGCGTCAGCAAAGGCGAGACGCTTTATGACACGGTTTTGACCTTATCGGCGATCGGCGTGGATGTGGTCGTTATCCGCCACAGTGCGGAAGCCTACTACAAAGAATTGATCGAAAGCCCAGGTATCACCGCGTCAATCGTGAACGGCGGAGATGGCGCCGGCCAGCATCCGAGCCAGTGCTTGTTGGACCTATTGACGATCTACGAAGAATTCCATACTTTCAGCGGAGTTAAGGTAGCCATATGCGGCGACTTGTCTCACTCACGTGTAGCGAAAACAAACATGCAGATGCTGCAGCGCCTCGGAGCGACCATTTATTTCACGGGTCCGGAAGAGTGGTACGATTCTACTTTCGATCAATACGGAACGCACAAGGAAATCGATGACATCATCGGAGTAGTCGATGTCATGATGCTGCTCCGCGTCCAAACAGAACGCCATGGCGGCAAAGCGATGCGCTACACTAAAGCCGAGTATCTAGATAAATTCGGCTTGACCGTCGCTCGGGAAGCACGCATGAAGGAAACAGCCATCATCATGCATCCCGCTCCGGTAAACCGAGATGTGGAATTGGCGGACAGCCTAGTGGAATGCCGCCGCTCACGAATCGTGACGCAAATGAAAAATGGCGTCTTTGCCAGAATGGCCATATTGGAAGCCATCGCAAACGGAAGAACGACAAACGTATAACAATAACAATTCACCAGTGGAGGGATAACATGTCAGTTTGGATAAAAAATGCGAAAATGTTGGGTCAAAAAGAGGAACTTATTCCTGTTGAGATATATGTGAAAGACGATAAAATTGCCGCAATCGGCCAGGATCTGCAAGGAACGGCTGAGGATGCGACAGTCATCGATGCCAAGGGCGGTCTGGTAACTCCAGGATTGATCGACGTGCATGTACACTTGCGTGAACCGGGCTTCACCTATAAAGAGACAATCGAAACAGGAACACAGGCAGCCGCTCGCGGAGGCTTCACTACTGTCTGCGCGATGCCAAACCTGAATCCAGTTCCGGATACGGCAGATAAATTCGCTGATATCCAACAGCTGATCAAAGATACTGCCATCATTAAAGTCAAACAGTACGCGCCCATCACCGAGAATTTGCGCAGCGACGTGCTGACCGATCAGAAGCAATTGTTGGAAGCCGGCGCTTTCGCCTTCACTAACGACGGTGTCGGTGTCCAAACTGCCGGAACGATGTATTTGGCAATGAAGGAAGCCGCAAAGAATAACGTCGCTCTTGTTGCACATACCGAAGACGACTCCCTGTTGTTCGGAGGCGTGATGCATAAAGGGACCCGTTCCGACGAATTGGATCTGCCCGGCATCTTGAGCGTGACGGAATCGACGCAAATCGCCCGCGATGTGCTTTTGGCGGAAGCGACAGGCTGTCATTACCATGTCTGCCATGTTTCCACGAAAGAAAGCGTACGCGTCATCCGGGATGCCAAACGTGCAGGGATCCACGTCACTGCCGAAGTCGCTCCGCATCACTTGATTCTGATAGATGGGTCGATCCCAACGGACACTGCCATCTACAAAATGAACCCGCCATTACGCGGTGCTGAAGATCGTGCAGCTTTGATCGAAGGTTTGTTGGACGGCACGATCGACTGCATCGCAACCGATCACGCTCCGCATGGCGAAGAAGAAAAGCAAGGCAGCATGGTCGGCGCTCCGTTCGGCATCGTCGGCATCGAGACAGCTTTCCAATTGATGTATTCCAACTTCGTTTTGGGTGGGGTCTTCACCTTAAAACAACTGGTCGATTGGATGACCGTCAAGCCTGCAGCGTTGTTCGGCATGGAATCCGGGACTCTGGATATCGGCGCTCAAGCGGATATCGCCATCTTCGATCTGGAGAATGAATACGAAATCCGCAGCGAAGATTTCCTTTCTAAAGCTACAAATACACCTTTCACCGGCTGGAAAGTCAAAGGCGAAACACTTTATACATTAGTGGATGGCAAGGTCGTCTACACAAAATAAATGCAAGACCCGGAGTAAGCAGCGAATTGCAATTCGTTGCTTATTTCTTTATAATGACTAGGCAGAATTATGAATGGATAGGTGAAAAAATGACGAAACATTTAAAGAACATGTTATTGGTCATCGTTGCGGTCACAATAACCGCTATCGGGGCGAGCTTCACGGTGAAAGCCAACGTCGGCGTGGGTGCATACGAAGCCCTTAACATGAGCATCAACCAACTTTCCGGCATCAAAATCGGAACGCTGGCGATCATATTGAATATCATATGTGTAGCGATACAATGGCTTTTGATGAAAAAAGATTTTCCACTCAGACAATTGTTTCAAATTCCTGTCACATTGATCCTTGGTCAAGTGATGAACCTGATGCTTTATACGGTATTTTCCGGTTTGACGATCGACCAGTACTGGGTGAAAATCGCAATGGTCATTTTAGGGGGCATCATAGCCTCAATCGGGGTCGGATCGATGATGGCTTTGAATTACATCAATATGCCTTTAGAGGGCGCTTGTATGGCCTTCAGTAACCGATTCGGCTTCAACTTCGGGAAAGTGCGCCAAATAGTCGATGTGTTGTTGATCGCAGCCGCTTTGTTGATCACTTTCTCGACGGAAACTACCATCACGGTAAGGGAAGGTACCATCATCAGCATGCTTCTCTTCCCGCCGAGCATGAATTTTGTCTATGAAAAAATCAGATCTTCAGCCGCCGCGCAGGGGCTTTCAATCGATCTTGACTGATTCATCCCGCATAAAAACACTACATATGGTTTGTTTTTTGATTAATAATACTGTATGATGTATCCATAAGCTTTATCCGAAAAGGGGATATTTATCGGATAATCAATGGAGGGAACCATCATGTCGAACAAGAATGTCACAGTATACACGAAACCGAATTGCATGCAGTGCAATTTTACAAAGAAATTTTTGGATGATAACAGCATCCGTTATGAAATCAAAGATATCCAGGAATCCGAAGTGGCCCTGGCGGAAGTCAAAGAGTTGGGTTTCCAATCTTTGCCTGTAGTCGTCTTTGATGGCGTTGAGCCATTTTTCGGCTTCAGACCTGATTTGCTTGAACAGTTGATCACAGCTTAATCGCGCAACATCCGGCAGCACCAGATTTCCCTTCAGGGGATATCCGGTGCTGTTTTTTTCAGCCAAATGTTGTAAACCATGTTAAGATAGAGGAAAGAAACTACAATTACTGCGGTAAGAAAGGGGACTAATTAAAATGACAAAATCTTTATATCATACGGAAATCATCAATGATGAGGGATTGAACGGGACCGTATCTGTTTCGGATGGGGAATCCCTGCAAACTTCAGATCCACTGAAGGATTTAGCCGGCTTCAATCCTGAACAGTTATTTGGCTTGTCATGGGCGACTTGCTTGAATGCTACAATTGAGGCTTTGCTTAAAGCCAGGAAAGCCGAGGCGAGAAGCAAAGCGGAAGTCCATGTTGATTTCTGCAGGGAAGAAGACGGAAAAGGCTTTTATTTCGATCTGAAGGCCTTTATTTCGGTCGAAGGCATGGAATTGGCGGACGTCGAGAAACTTGCGCAATCAGCCCACAAACGCTGTCCTGTTTCAAAAATCATCGGCGACTACAATCACGTCACTTTGGAAGTTGTCCCGTACGCGGAATAACAGCTTCAAATCGGCTGCTTCAATTAACAGCTAATCCGTATCACTTTGCAACAGTCTGTTTTGTGATAAAATAGTGAAAAGCAGAAAAGGTGGCGTAGCGTATGTTAAAAGATTTCGATTTTGACAAAAAAGACACGACATTATCCGGCACAAAAAGGTCCGAACTCGGCAGTGAATTGGCCGCTTTGCAAAGAAAACTGGTCAGCAGCGATTCATCCATGCTGATCATCGTCGATGGCTGGGAATCCTCAGGCAAAGGGCATATTTTGAAGGATCTGACGAGGGAGTTGGACCCGCGTTATTTCGAAGTAAGTGTCTTCGATGATGCCTTGGACGATTACGCAGAGCGTCCCTTTTTGTGGCGCTTCGCACGGGATTTGCCCGGTAAAGGCCGGATCGCTTTTTTTGATCGGAGTTTCTATTCTGAACTCATGAACGATCTGAAAGTGAATGATGAACGACTGGAACATCACCTTGGCTATATCAGTTTTCTGGAGCGGATGCTGGTTGCCGACAATACAATTGTCCTGAAATTATTTCTTCACCACTCGCAAAACACGATGGAAAAACGGATTGAGAAACTGAAAAACGATCCGTACAGAGAGTTCCTCATCACGAAAGACGATGAAAAACAACTCAAAAAATACTCTAAATATCTGAAGCACTTCGACAAAATATTGGCAATGACAAATTTCGATTCATCTCCGTGGCACGTGATTTCTTCGGAGGATCTGAAGGATGCTTCCCGCGAAGCGATTAGCATCGCCAACAGCACTTTAAAGAGACACCTCGAGCAAACTGAAAAGAAACCACCGGTGCCGATCCGTTCCGGCCTGAAGGAAAAACCACTGGCCAAAATCGATTTGAAAGCTGCAATAACGGAAGAAGAGTATGAAGCACAGCTGGAGAAACTGCAGGAAGAAGCTGGGGAATTGGTCTATGAAATGTGGCTGAAAAAGATCCCTTGTGTCCTTGTATTCGAAGGGACTGATGCAGCAGGTAAGGGCGGAGCAATCAGCCGCTTGACAAGGTTGATCGATCCCCGCAGTTATGATGTCGCCACGACTGCGGCACCTACGGAAAACGAGAGCCGCTTTAATTATCTTTGGCGCTTCTATCAGACTTTCCCGGTAAAAGGGAAAATGACCATCTACGACAGAAGTTGGTACGGCCGCGTGTTGGTGGAACGGGTGGAAGGATTCACGCCGGAATACCGCTGGGCAGCTGCCTACGAAGAAATCAATGAAATGGAGCACAACTTGGTCCACGATGGCTTGTTGATCATCAAATTCCTGATCGTGATAGACAAAGAAGAGCAAAAACAGCGCTTCAAAGACCGGGAAAACGATCCGGAGAAAAACTACAAGCTGACCGATGAAGATTGGCGGAACCACGAAAAATTCGAGCAATACGAAGAAGCGATGAACGAAATGGTCGCCAGAACGGACACGAAAGATGCTCCATGGATCATTGTCGAAGGGACCCAAAAAGAATATGCCCGGATCAAAGTGTTGGAAGAATTCATCAGCCGGGCAAGAGCCTTCATCGATAGCCACGAGGGCAAGAAGCAAGAAAAATAGTTGAATGTAAGCGGGGCGTATAATTTGTTAACAAACAAGAAAGTAACCATCTATGTAACGGGCGGCATCGCAGTGTACAAAGCAGCCGATCTCGTCAGAAAATTCATCAAAGCGGGCGCCGAAGTTAAAGTCGCGATGACCGCTTCGGCTCAGGAATTCGTCACGCCGTTGACATTCCAGGTATTGAGCAAGCACGACGTCTACACAGACACCTTCGATGAAAAAGACGCGCATTTCGTCAGCCATATCCATTTGGCTGACTGGACTGAGCTTGCTGTCGTAGCGCCGG is a window from the Trichococcus shcherbakoviae genome containing:
- a CDS encoding phosphate:AMP phosphotransferase; protein product: MLKDFDFDKKDTTLSGTKRSELGSELAALQRKLVSSDSSMLIIVDGWESSGKGHILKDLTRELDPRYFEVSVFDDALDDYAERPFLWRFARDLPGKGRIAFFDRSFYSELMNDLKVNDERLEHHLGYISFLERMLVADNTIVLKLFLHHSQNTMEKRIEKLKNDPYREFLITKDDEKQLKKYSKYLKHFDKILAMTNFDSSPWHVISSEDLKDASREAISIANSTLKRHLEQTEKKPPVPIRSGLKEKPLAKIDLKAAITEEEYEAQLEKLQEEAGELVYEMWLKKIPCVLVFEGTDAAGKGGAISRLTRLIDPRSYDVATTAAPTENESRFNYLWRFYQTFPVKGKMTIYDRSWYGRVLVERVEGFTPEYRWAAAYEEINEMEHNLVHDGLLIIKFLIVIDKEEQKQRFKDRENDPEKNYKLTDEDWRNHEKFEQYEEAMNEMVARTDTKDAPWIIVEGTQKEYARIKVLEEFISRARAFIDSHEGKKQEK
- the nrdH gene encoding glutaredoxin-like protein NrdH; translated protein: MSNKNVTVYTKPNCMQCNFTKKFLDDNSIRYEIKDIQESEVALAEVKELGFQSLPVVVFDGVEPFFGFRPDLLEQLITA
- a CDS encoding OsmC family protein is translated as MTKSLYHTEIINDEGLNGTVSVSDGESLQTSDPLKDLAGFNPEQLFGLSWATCLNATIEALLKARKAEARSKAEVHVDFCREEDGKGFYFDLKAFISVEGMELADVEKLAQSAHKRCPVSKIIGDYNHVTLEVVPYAE
- the trpX gene encoding tryptophan ABC transporter substrate-binding protein gives rise to the protein MKKLFRARASILTLMAATVLMACGNSDANNSDTSSDGSAASSTDSINPDLPYIGIMQLTTHPALDQIGEGIIDQLEEAGYVDGETATIDFQNAQGDQSNMQSIAERFVSNDADIMIGIATPAAQALANASSDIPIILGAITDPVAASLVDSMEKPGGNITGVSDKTPARDQFILIQQLLPDAKTIGILYSSAEDNSISSAKEAEEIAASLGLKTVTKTVTSTNDIAQVAESLASEVDAIYVPTDNTIASGLATLIPVADAYNIPVFPAVDTMVEEGGLATIGLNQYALGTQTGAVAADVLAGADPATYPVQYATGIQLVINRAKADQLGITIPDDIAQNAIFVGEGE
- a CDS encoding YitT family protein, encoding MTKHLKNMLLVIVAVTITAIGASFTVKANVGVGAYEALNMSINQLSGIKIGTLAIILNIICVAIQWLLMKKDFPLRQLFQIPVTLILGQVMNLMLYTVFSGLTIDQYWVKIAMVILGGIIASIGVGSMMALNYINMPLEGACMAFSNRFGFNFGKVRQIVDVLLIAAALLITFSTETTITVREGTIISMLLFPPSMNFVYEKIRSSAAAQGLSIDLD
- a CDS encoding ABC transporter permease, whose product is MNMIISAVSQGLLWSILALGLFVSFRILDLADMTTEGSFPLGAAVAVQAITLGANPYIAIIFAIIAGSSAGLITGFLITKLQIPSLLAGILTMTGLYSINLRVMGRANISLLGKDTIFTVFQNMNLPRHFDTITLGLLVVVLIIGLYVIFFKTEFGQAVIATGDNEAMARSLGISTNTMKIVGLMISNGIVALAGSIIAQDNGYADISMGIGTIVIGLASIIIGEVLFTNVSFKMRLVCLMLGSVLYRLIMVMVLEAGMNPNDFKLISAVLLTFFLALPKIKETYYMYSLRKKVKRND
- a CDS encoding LD-carboxypeptidase; translation: MWHPGNAIGFISCSNGLTNNDRSLEMVSSLSRKLKDDFGLETVMGDVLFLDKETQQTEAPASRAGALLSLYSDASVKAIFDLSGGDLANEILPYLDFGIIKKNPKPYFGYSDNSVIVNAIQAKTGIQNILYNPKVLVSQEEAFQTQALRDLSSVNDADWTSTFGIGGNSASEQSSVVFAGGNLRCFLKLAGTPYWPELENKVLVLESAGGRYEAMCSGLAQLEQLSAFEKINGMLIGQFTQIELDGKKAAFLAVCRDYASRYGFPVWETAFIGHDDRSKPIRIG
- a CDS encoding ATP-binding cassette domain-containing protein gives rise to the protein MINQEAMLTMSHVSKTFYPGSPNQVNALQDVNLTVRQGDFITLVGGNGAGKSTLLNAISGNFLPDTGDIIVNGQNVTFLKEDKRAPYISRVFQDPKMGTAPRMTVQENLSLAYRRGQKRTLRFGTSHEEKAFFKEELKKLGLGLENRMGSDIGLLSGGQRQAIALLMATMKRPDILLLDEHTAALDPKTAKLVLELTNQQVLDNNLTSIMITHNLQDAIQYGNRMLVLHHGQIMKDYDAEMKKSLTPEKIFAELQELSIQDILV
- a CDS encoding dihydroorotase, which codes for MSVWIKNAKMLGQKEELIPVEIYVKDDKIAAIGQDLQGTAEDATVIDAKGGLVTPGLIDVHVHLREPGFTYKETIETGTQAAARGGFTTVCAMPNLNPVPDTADKFADIQQLIKDTAIIKVKQYAPITENLRSDVLTDQKQLLEAGAFAFTNDGVGVQTAGTMYLAMKEAAKNNVALVAHTEDDSLLFGGVMHKGTRSDELDLPGILSVTESTQIARDVLLAEATGCHYHVCHVSTKESVRVIRDAKRAGIHVTAEVAPHHLILIDGSIPTDTAIYKMNPPLRGAEDRAALIEGLLDGTIDCIATDHAPHGEEEKQGSMVGAPFGIVGIETAFQLMYSNFVLGGVFTLKQLVDWMTVKPAALFGMESGTLDIGAQADIAIFDLENEYEIRSEDFLSKATNTPFTGWKVKGETLYTLVDGKVVYTK
- a CDS encoding aspartate carbamoyltransferase catalytic subunit, translated to MMQTTNQIALKNFVSVEELTNLEIMSLILRASEFKNGVQPDRDLTEGIYASNLFFENSTRTHKSFEMAEHKLGMKVISFDTSTSSVSKGETLYDTVLTLSAIGVDVVVIRHSAEAYYKELIESPGITASIVNGGDGAGQHPSQCLLDLLTIYEEFHTFSGVKVAICGDLSHSRVAKTNMQMLQRLGATIYFTGPEEWYDSTFDQYGTHKEIDDIIGVVDVMMLLRVQTERHGGKAMRYTKAEYLDKFGLTVAREARMKETAIIMHPAPVNRDVELADSLVECRRSRIVTQMKNGVFARMAILEAIANGRTTNV